GTGTCGCTGATAAAATTCCTGTTCTTGCGGTTTGGGTCTGTGAGGGTAGAGACGTAATTTATTACGTCTCTACTACGGGGTGGTTTGGGGGGATGCTATGACTGCCGATCGTGGGACTCGTTTTCCCCAACCGCTGGATGTCGTTGCGGTGATGCTGATGCTCTTGCTTGGCCTGCTGATTGGGCTGACGCTCTGGGGGGGAGAGCAGGCTGCACCCCGGATTAAAGACTTTAGCTGGCAGGAGCGTCAGGTGGGGGCGGAGGATATTGCTTTTGTGCTCCACTTCAGCCGTCCGATGGAGCATGACACCGTGGAAGCAAACCTGACGATCAATCCATCTCTGCCGGGGAAAGTGAGTTGGGCTGGACGACGCATGGCTTACACGCTGACCCAGCCTGCTCCCTATGGAACGGCTTACGAAGTGCGTCTACAGGGGGCTAGGGATAGTTTTAAACGGATGGGCAGGCGACCAGCTATGGAACCCTTTGTGGGCCGATTTCGCAGTCGCGATCGGGCTTTTGCTTACATTGGCATTGACGGGGATGAGCAGGGCCGACTCATTCTCTATAACCTGACGCAACAGAAAAAGCAGGTGTTGACCCCCAAAAATTTGGTGGTGATGAATTTTGATGCTTTTCCCAAAAGTGATCGGATTCTCTTTTCTGCCTACGATCGGCAGCCGAATAATCCCCAGGCCATGCTGGATCAACGCCTCTATAGTGTGACGACTGGGATTCAGGTGCAGTCCCCCCAGCAGCCCTCGGAGCAAACCTATGATTTTCTGGGTCGCCCGCTCCAGCCGGTGTCTCCACCGACCCGTTCCCTGGGTGAGTTGCAACAGATTCTGGATAGTAAGGACTATCAGAACTTGAAGTTTGATCTCGCTCCAGATGGGAAGACGCTCGTGGTGCAGCGGATCAGCCGTCGGAATTCAGCGGATTCTGGCCCCTGGATTGTGAAATTGGATGAGATTGGTAATGTGTTGGGAGCGCCTACTCCCCTGAAAAGTCAGGGGGGGGATTTCCTGATTACCCCAGACAGTAACTCTCTGGCGATCGCCCAGGGGGAAGGGATGGCCATTCTGCCACTGCAACCAGACACCAAAGCGCTGGACTTCTTGCCCAAGTTTGGCATGGTGCTGAACTTTTCTGGAGATGGCTCCCAGGCGGCCATGGTGAAGTTCAACAAAGACTATACCCGTTCCTTATTTCTGGTGACAACCCAAGGGGTGCAGAAGGAGCTATTGCGGATTACGGGTTCGATTCTGGATGCCCAATTTGATCCCCAGAATCAAACCTTGTATTGTCTGCTGACGCGCTTGATTCCTGGCGAAACCTATCAGGAGCAGCCCTTTATTGCGATCGTGGACCTGAAAACAGCTAAGGTGACCCCCTGGCTGGTCCTGCCCAATCAGCGGGATATTGAGATGCACTTGGCTCCTGATGGTTTGGCGCTCCTGTTTGACCAACTGGTCTCTGCTAAGGATAATCCCAAAACGGGTCCCCGTAACAGTTCTGGAGAAGTGATTGCCACCAGCCGCCTGTGGTTGCTGCCGATCGCCAATGCCGACCCCGCCGTTCAGGCCAGAGTGCAGCCAGAGGAACTGCCCTTGCCGGGATTCCATCCTCGCTGGCTGCCCTGATTGCGCTTGCGTACCGGATCTTAGTAGTGGTTACCCACCTTGCGGTGATGGACCGCAGTCAGGGCATCTGGATTCGAGACTCGACCAGCCTGAACTGAACTGTAAACAATCCAGTGATCGCTGCACTCCATCCGACTCAGGACCTCACATTCCAGATAAGCCAGGGCGTCAGCCAGGATCGGAGAGCCATTTTCTGCCGCCTGGATTTTGATCTCAGCAAATCGATCGGCCCCCGGTGCAAACCGTTTCAGGAAGTGTTTCATCAGGGGTAGGTGGTTGCCTTCCTCCAGAACATTGAGGACAAACCGATCGCCGACCTGCATCAGAGATTCGATTGCCCGGTCCTTTGCCACGGCAATGGTAATTCCCAGGGGCTTAAAGCTGGCCTGAGCAACCCAGGAGGCTAACATTGCACTCCGCACCGAGCCCTTTTGAGCCGTGATGATGTAAAGCCCGCCACTGATCCGCCCCAGGGCTTTGTCCAGGTCTGTGTCTAGGGCTTTCATCTGCTGAATGGCCCGATCTCTGGAGAGGAACTGTCCCAGGTCTGTTCCGGCTTCTTCACAAAGCTGATAGGTCCCTTCTGTGGGAACATCCTTAATCCGAATCGCAGGAAATGCCTCTGCCAGACCCAATTCTCGAAACCGGGCCCGAACGGCGTCGATCGGTTCATCATCGCCGCCATAGGACTCGAACAGTCCAAACACCTGCTTATTTTTGACCGCTGCCAGCACGGTACTGACGGCTGCCTGGGTACTAGAGGTGGCAGTACCCGAAGAGGGGGGGAGACTCAGCGCCACCGCTGCGACCCGGCCCACCAGTTCGTTGACTTCCTGGGGATCTGCTCCCCGCAGGTTCATCATTTCAACGGCCACCCCGGTTTTGGTAATGCCTCTGGCCAGAGATTGGGAGAGCCGATCGCTATAACCGTAATCTGACACATAGAAGACGGCCACAGTGGTTTCCGACTTTGCTTTTGCCTGACTCCAGCGGCGATAGCAATCGATCAGTTCTGAAACGTTGTAATACAGGAGAGGTCCGTGGCCTGTGGCGACCATGCGGATGGTGGCCAGTTCATCCATGCGCTTCAGAGCTGAAAGCACCGATCGGGCATTGGGAGCCATCAGACATTCATAGTAGAACCGGAAATCTGGTTCAATCCGGGCCAGATCCTGATCGAAGATGTGGTCATCGCAGTAATGCATCCCAAAAGCATCACAGGTGAACAGGATCTGGGTCTTGGTATCGTAGGTGAACATGGTATCGGGCCAGTGGAGATTGGGGGCAATCACAAACTCCAGGATGTGCCCCTGGCCCAAGTCGAGCTGATCGCCATTCTTGACGATGCGCCGTTGGTAGGGCTGATGGACCAGATCATCTAGAAACTGCAGGGCGACCTTCGAACCCACCACGGTGACCTGAGGAGCCAGTTGCAGGATATCCCGCACCAGGCCACTGTGGTCTGGCTCGGTATGGCTGATGATCAGGTAGTCGATCTGGGTCGGGTCGATCTGGCCCTTCAAGGTGTCCAGATAAAGGGTGCGAAACTTTTCGTGGGAGGTATCGACCAGGGCGGTCTGATCTCCCTGGATCAGAAAGGAGTTGTAGGTGGTCCCATTCTGCAGCCCAAATTCGATGTCAAAGCGATCGCGATCCCAGTCCAGGGAACGGATTGTCGTTGTGTCTGCAGCAATATCACTGACCTGGATGGTCAGCCGTTTTTGGGTTTGATCTGTCAGTACTACCATGAACGATCCTCCCGATGTCTCAGTTTTACTATAGCGGTTTGCAGGAGCCCCGAATATGGGCGATAAGACAGGGCCAGAGAGATTAGCTCCAAAGCCTGATAGCAAAAATTTGATGGGCGTCCGGTGGGGATGTCGCCCACTGGCTAAGAAATCACTGTATTTATCATTTTATTGCGACCAGGTTAAAAGAATAAGTAAAATTACCTATGATAATAATTTGAATCCCTGCAGGTGGTCCCGTAACCATGGAGGAAGATTGGCTGGCGCTGGCGATTGGGAATTCCCGACTGCATTGGGCTCACTTCAACAGCTCCCTGCTGACAGCAACCTGGGACACCTCCCATCTGACTGCGCTACCGGCTTTTGCGCTCTCCCCATCAGCGACGGAACTCTGGATTGCCTCGGTTGTGCCGGAACAGGCACTCCTCTGGCAAAAGCTGCCTACCGTTCACTGGATTACCCTGGATGATATTCCCTTGCGAGAGGGGTATGCGAATCTGGGTCTGGATCGAGCCCTGGCCGTGTGGGCGGCAGGGGAACTCCTGGGCTGGCCAGTGCTGGTCATTGATGCGGGAACATCTCTCACCTTTACTGGAGCGAGTCGAGATCATCAGTTCAAGGGTGGGGCTATTTTGCCAGGGCTACGGTTACAACTGCGATCGCTGGCAGTCAAGACAGCCCAGTTGCCGGAAGTCCAGCTTGGGGATCAACTCCCCAGCCGGTGGGGGCATAACACACCGGATGCGATTCGCAGCGGTGTGGTCTATACCGTGTTGGCAGGAGTCCGAGAGTTTGTCCAAGCCTGGCAGCAACAATTTTCCAATGGGGCGATCGTGCTGACGGGAGGAGATGGGGAAACCCTATTATCCTATCTGCGAGACTATGATCCCAATCTGGCTGTGCTGTTTACCCTCGATCCCCACTTGATCTTTTGGGGCATACGGATGATTCGAGAACGGAGACGGGCATAGAGGCCTTGCCTCCTCAGGCCACGATCGTGCGTCCCTCCAGATAATCTCGAAGTTGACGATCGTGGTCATGGGCCAGGTCCCCGAGGGGCAGATCGGTTTTGGAAAATGCTTTGATGCCCAGTACCTCCAGGGTGTCCTGCACTTGCAAACTTCCCTGGACCTCGGCTTCCAGGACCACACTGATGGAATGGATGCGAGGATCCCGATCGGGAGCCGAATAAACCCCCACCAGCCGCCGAATTTGGATCAGCGTCAGTCCCGTTTCTTCCACCAATTCCCGGCGGGCAGCAGTTGGAATGTCTTCTCCCCAATCAATAATGCCGCCTGGAATAGACCAGCGGCCATTATCACGACGCCGAATGAGGACAATCCGCCCATCAGGTAGGACGGGAATAATAGCCACGCCAGTGATGGGATGGCGAAAGACCAACCCGATGATGGCTTGCATATAGCGCCAGAGATGACGCATGGGTTCAACCCTAAGAAGACAGTTGGACTAAGTCGGCCAGCACAGTCGTTGCATGGTCCTCGGGCTTCACCTTCAAGTAGATCTGGGCAATTTTGCCGTCTGGTCCGATGAGAAATGTGTTGCGGCTAATGCCCATATATTCTTTTCCCATAAATTTCTTGAGGCCATAGCTTTCGTAGGCTGTCGCCACGGTGCCACCTGCGTCAATCAACAGGGGAAACGGCAGGTCAAACTTGGTGATGAATTTTTGGTGAGATTTGGCATCATCCGTGCTGATCCCCAACACGATAACATCACTCCCCTGGTAATCGGTGTAGGCATCCCGAAAGCCACAGGCTTCCTTGGTGCAACCAGGGGTGTTATCTCTGGGATAGAAATAAACCACGACATATTTCCCCTGCAAGCTAGATAGGCTGATCAGATTGCCCTGAGCATCGGGCAGGCTAAAATCAGGGGCTGGATCGCCAACTTTGAGAGCCATGACTGCACTGAATTTGAAAGGACATTCGATCTAATAAGGTAGTGCTTTTTGAGGTCTTCTTCCGAGCCCTCAGAGATTCAGAAGCCTGTTGCAGGGACCCCTGAACTTAATCCTTAATTCTTTTCCGAGCTTCCTGGAGGGCCTGTCGAACCTGTTCAAAGCCCGTGCCTCCATAACTATTACGAGCAGAAACCACCTGACGAGGGGCGATCGCCGCATAGATATCGGAGGCAAATTGGGGATGAAGGGCCTGCCATTCTTCCAGGGTCAAGTCCTTCAGGAGTTTCCCTGCAGCCAGACAGGTGCGAACCACTCGACCCACCAGATTGTAGGCTTCCCGGAATGGCACCCCCCGGGCCGCCAGATAATCTGCCACATCCGTGGCATTGGAGAAGTCTTCATCCACAGCCTCGGCCAGTCGATCTGTACGAAAGGCCAAACCCTCACTAAACAGGATTGTCATGGCTTCAAGGCAGGTCTGCACTGTTCTGACCGCATCAAACAGGGCTTCCTTGTCTTCCTGTAAATCCTTGTTGTAGGCCAGGGGCAGCCCCTTCATCAGTACCAGCATCGCCTGCAGGTGGCCAAAGACCCGCCCCGTCTTGCCGCGTACCAGTTCGGGGACATCAGGGTTCTTTTTCTGGGGCATAATACTCGACCCTGTGGCGCAACTATCCGTCAGGGTAACGAACCCGAATTCCTGGGAGGACCAGAGGATCACCTCTTCAGACAGCCGACTGAGATGGACCATGATCAGACTGGCAGCGGTCAGAAATTCGATCGCAAAATCTCGATCGCTGACCCCATCCAGACTATTGCTGTAGACTTGCTCAAATCCCAGAATATCTGCTGTCAGGCGACGGTTGATTGGGAATGTGGTCCCGGCAAGAGCCCCACAGCCCAGGGGAGAAATATTAACCCGGTGATAGATTTCACTCAGCCGTTCCCAATCTCGCTGAGCCATTTCAAAGTAGGCCAATAGATGGTGAGCCAGGCTGATCGGTTGCGCCCGTTGCAGATGGGTATAGCCGGGAATCAGGGTTTCTACATGGCGATCGCTGAGATCCAGCAGGATGAGCTGAAACTGTCGCAGTTGACTCTGGATACGACGAATCTGATCCCGTAAATAGAGCCGGGTATCCGTTCCAACCTGATCGTTGCGCGATCGGGCAGTGTGCAGTTTTTTGCCCACATCACCGACCAGCTCAGTCAGGCGACGCTCCACAGCAAAGTGAACATCCTCTGCTTCCACACCCGGACGGAAGAAGCCTTCGCGATACTCCTGGCGGATTCGCTCTAATCCCTGGACCAACTGTTCACCCTCTTCCCGGGAAAGAATGCCTGTATGAGCCAGCATCCGAGCATGGGCCTGAGAACCAGTCAGGTCATGCTCAATCAGCTCCAGATCAAAACTGATGCTGGCATTGAACCGTGCAATTGCAGGATGTAATGCTGACTCAAAGCGCTGACTCCAGGTCTGTTGACCCGCCTCAGTCTCGGGGGGAAGTTCGGGATTCAACCTTTGCTGTCCTCTCTAAAATTTTAGGATTAACCGAAGGAGGTCAAACTCTTGAACAGGTAGCCCAGGATAATGCC
This genomic stretch from Leptolyngbya sp. 'hensonii' harbors:
- a CDS encoding NUDIX hydrolase, with the protein product MRHLWRYMQAIIGLVFRHPITGVAIIPVLPDGRIVLIRRRDNGRWSIPGGIIDWGEDIPTAARRELVEETGLTLIQIRRLVGVYSAPDRDPRIHSISVVLEAEVQGSLQVQDTLEVLGIKAFSKTDLPLGDLAHDHDRQLRDYLEGRTIVA
- the bcp gene encoding thioredoxin-dependent thiol peroxidase, with the translated sequence MALKVGDPAPDFSLPDAQGNLISLSSLQGKYVVVYFYPRDNTPGCTKEACGFRDAYTDYQGSDVIVLGISTDDAKSHQKFITKFDLPFPLLIDAGGTVATAYESYGLKKFMGKEYMGISRNTFLIGPDGKIAQIYLKVKPEDHATTVLADLVQLSS
- the argH gene encoding argininosuccinate lyase: MNPELPPETEAGQQTWSQRFESALHPAIARFNASISFDLELIEHDLTGSQAHARMLAHTGILSREEGEQLVQGLERIRQEYREGFFRPGVEAEDVHFAVERRLTELVGDVGKKLHTARSRNDQVGTDTRLYLRDQIRRIQSQLRQFQLILLDLSDRHVETLIPGYTHLQRAQPISLAHHLLAYFEMAQRDWERLSEIYHRVNISPLGCGALAGTTFPINRRLTADILGFEQVYSNSLDGVSDRDFAIEFLTAASLIMVHLSRLSEEVILWSSQEFGFVTLTDSCATGSSIMPQKKNPDVPELVRGKTGRVFGHLQAMLVLMKGLPLAYNKDLQEDKEALFDAVRTVQTCLEAMTILFSEGLAFRTDRLAEAVDEDFSNATDVADYLAARGVPFREAYNLVGRVVRTCLAAGKLLKDLTLEEWQALHPQFASDIYAAIAPRQVVSARNSYGGTGFEQVRQALQEARKRIKD
- a CDS encoding pantothenate kinase, producing MEEDWLALAIGNSRLHWAHFNSSLLTATWDTSHLTALPAFALSPSATELWIASVVPEQALLWQKLPTVHWITLDDIPLREGYANLGLDRALAVWAAGELLGWPVLVIDAGTSLTFTGASRDHQFKGGAILPGLRLQLRSLAVKTAQLPEVQLGDQLPSRWGHNTPDAIRSGVVYTVLAGVREFVQAWQQQFSNGAIVLTGGDGETLLSYLRDYDPNLAVLFTLDPHLIFWGIRMIRERRRA
- a CDS encoding diflavin flavoprotein — its product is MVVLTDQTQKRLTIQVSDIAADTTTIRSLDWDRDRFDIEFGLQNGTTYNSFLIQGDQTALVDTSHEKFRTLYLDTLKGQIDPTQIDYLIISHTEPDHSGLVRDILQLAPQVTVVGSKVALQFLDDLVHQPYQRRIVKNGDQLDLGQGHILEFVIAPNLHWPDTMFTYDTKTQILFTCDAFGMHYCDDHIFDQDLARIEPDFRFYYECLMAPNARSVLSALKRMDELATIRMVATGHGPLLYYNVSELIDCYRRWSQAKAKSETTVAVFYVSDYGYSDRLSQSLARGITKTGVAVEMMNLRGADPQEVNELVGRVAAVALSLPPSSGTATSSTQAAVSTVLAAVKNKQVFGLFESYGGDDEPIDAVRARFRELGLAEAFPAIRIKDVPTEGTYQLCEEAGTDLGQFLSRDRAIQQMKALDTDLDKALGRISGGLYIITAQKGSVRSAMLASWVAQASFKPLGITIAVAKDRAIESLMQVGDRFVLNVLEEGNHLPLMKHFLKRFAPGADRFAEIKIQAAENGSPILADALAYLECEVLSRMECSDHWIVYSSVQAGRVSNPDALTAVHHRKVGNHY